From the genome of Pseudoxanthomonas sp., one region includes:
- a CDS encoding YbaY family lipoprotein: MDLWLDIVAADGTELPPGSALRVEVRDASWADGPARVLHRIDTRTPSQAPVFPVELRLDAVASGAIVWAHLDADGDGKVSVGDYITTQSYPLASHGGARMRVELRRVG; the protein is encoded by the coding sequence ATGGATCTCTGGTTGGACATCGTGGCGGCTGACGGGACCGAACTGCCGCCGGGCAGCGCGCTGAGGGTGGAAGTGCGCGACGCTTCCTGGGCCGACGGCCCGGCCCGCGTGCTCCATCGCATCGACACCCGCACACCGAGCCAGGCGCCGGTGTTTCCCGTCGAACTGCGCCTGGATGCCGTGGCATCCGGCGCCATCGTCTGGGCGCATCTGGACGCCGATGGCGACGGCAAGGTCTCCGTGGGCGACTACATCACGACGCAATCGTATCCATTGGCATCGCACGGCGGCGCGCGGATGCGCGTGGAACTGCGTCGGGTAGGCTGA
- a CDS encoding S8 family peptidase: MSGIAKRGSRVRLLCLSSAVLASLYALPAMAGRVDMSGLQVEEPGGYDRFIVKYRDGSAESSDATRLQRSLNSAASTGVAKRGGRALGLQKLRRLAAGGADVVRADRKLDRVEAESLMRQLAADPNVEYVEVDQRMYPVLTPNDPRLSEQWGFGTTASGINVRPAWDKSTGAGVVVAVLDTGITNHADLNANILPGYDFISDTFVSRDGNGRDPNPNDEGDWNPVANECYSGSPVTNSSWHGTHVAGTVAAVTNNSTGVAGTAFGAKVVPVRVLGRCGGLTSDIADAITWASGGTVANVPANANPAEVINMSLGGGGTCSTTYQNAINGAVSRGTTVVVAAGNSNTNVSSAVPANCPNVVAVAATTSSGSRASFSNYGTGIDISAPGASILSTLNTGTTTPGSASYASYNGTSMAAPHVAGVVALMQAAAPSPLTPAQVESILKSTARPLPGTCSGGCGAGIANADGAVVAAQGGTPPGGGTQTYINGTDVSIPDNNATGVTSTITVSGRTGNAPSNAQVAVAIVHTYIGDLIVDLLAPDGSVYVLHNRSGGSADNINQTYTVNLSSEALNGNWRLRVRDRAGADTGYINSWSITF, translated from the coding sequence ATGTCTGGAATCGCAAAGCGTGGTTCGCGTGTACGCCTGCTGTGCCTGTCCTCCGCCGTGCTGGCATCGCTGTATGCGTTGCCGGCGATGGCCGGTCGCGTGGACATGAGCGGTCTGCAGGTCGAGGAACCGGGCGGCTACGACCGCTTCATCGTGAAGTACCGCGACGGCAGTGCGGAGAGTTCCGACGCAACGCGGCTGCAGCGCTCGCTGAACAGCGCCGCCAGCACCGGCGTCGCCAAGCGCGGCGGTCGCGCGCTGGGCCTGCAGAAGCTGCGCCGGCTGGCTGCCGGTGGCGCGGACGTGGTGCGCGCCGACCGCAAGCTGGACCGGGTGGAAGCCGAGTCGCTGATGCGCCAGCTGGCGGCCGATCCGAACGTGGAGTACGTGGAAGTCGACCAGCGCATGTATCCGGTGCTGACGCCCAACGACCCGCGCCTGTCCGAGCAGTGGGGCTTCGGCACCACGGCGTCGGGTATCAACGTGCGGCCGGCCTGGGACAAGTCCACCGGTGCGGGCGTGGTGGTGGCCGTGCTCGACACCGGCATCACCAACCATGCCGACCTCAACGCCAACATCCTGCCGGGCTACGACTTCATCAGCGACACGTTCGTCTCGCGCGACGGCAACGGCCGCGATCCCAACCCGAACGACGAAGGCGACTGGAACCCCGTGGCGAACGAGTGCTACAGCGGTTCGCCGGTCACCAACTCCAGCTGGCACGGCACCCACGTGGCCGGCACGGTCGCGGCGGTGACCAACAACAGCACCGGCGTGGCCGGTACCGCGTTCGGCGCCAAGGTGGTGCCCGTGCGCGTGCTGGGACGCTGCGGCGGCCTGACCTCGGACATCGCCGACGCCATCACCTGGGCCTCGGGCGGTACCGTCGCGAACGTGCCCGCCAACGCCAATCCGGCCGAAGTCATCAACATGTCGCTCGGCGGCGGCGGTACCTGTTCGACCACCTACCAGAACGCGATCAACGGTGCGGTCAGCCGCGGCACCACGGTGGTGGTGGCGGCCGGCAACAGCAACACCAACGTGTCCAGCGCCGTACCGGCGAACTGCCCGAACGTGGTGGCCGTGGCGGCGACGACGTCGTCCGGTTCGCGCGCCAGCTTCTCCAACTACGGCACCGGCATCGACATTTCCGCGCCGGGCGCCAGCATCCTGTCCACGCTCAACACCGGCACCACCACGCCGGGCAGCGCCAGCTATGCGTCGTACAACGGCACCTCGATGGCGGCTCCGCACGTGGCCGGCGTGGTCGCGCTGATGCAGGCGGCGGCGCCTTCGCCGCTGACACCGGCGCAGGTGGAAAGCATCCTGAAGAGCACCGCGCGTCCGTTGCCGGGCACCTGCTCGGGCGGCTGCGGGGCAGGCATCGCCAATGCCGACGGTGCGGTGGTGGCGGCGCAGGGCGGCACGCCTCCGGGCGGCGGCACGCAGACCTACATCAACGGCACCGATGTCAGCATTCCCGACAACAACGCCACCGGCGTGACCAGTACCATCACCGTGTCGGGCCGCACGGGGAATGCGCCGAGCAACGCGCAGGTGGCGGTGGCCATCGTGCATACCTACATCGGCGACCTGATCGTGGACCTGCTGGCTCCGGACGGCTCGGTCTACGTGCTGCACAACCGCAGCGGCGGCAGTGCCGACAACATCAACCAGACCTACACGGTCAACCTGTCCAGCGAAGCCCTCAACGGCAACTGGCGCCTGCGCGTGCGCGACCGCGCCGGTGCGGATACGGGCTACATCAACAGCTGGAGCATCACCTTCTGA
- a CDS encoding branched-chain amino acid aminotransferase, whose amino-acid sequence MNAAPLTYRVTRNEKARTPAERDAILASPGFGLHFTDHMVEITWDKAQGWHDAQVRAYGPLSLDPAASVLHYGQEIFEGIKAYRHADGSIWTFRPDANGKRLQRSAARLALPQLPVSEFVESLRQLVAIDGDWVPSAPETSLYFRPFMIATEAFLGVRAAQQAGYYVIASPAGAYFAKGVAPVAIWLSEDYARAAKGGTGAAKCGGNYAASLLPQQEAQAQGCSQVLFLDPVEGKYLEELGGMNVFLVYQDGRIVTPELSGSILEGITRDSILQIARDRGHTVEERKVSIDEWKQGVASGDIVEVFACGTAAVITPIGQLKGKGFEVGDLNAPAGEVTMGIRKELTDIQYGRVPDRHGWLLKLCD is encoded by the coding sequence ATGAACGCCGCCCCGTTGACCTACCGCGTGACCCGCAACGAGAAGGCCCGTACACCGGCCGAGCGCGACGCCATCCTCGCCAGCCCCGGGTTCGGCCTGCACTTCACCGACCACATGGTCGAGATCACGTGGGACAAGGCGCAGGGCTGGCACGACGCGCAGGTGCGCGCCTACGGTCCGCTGTCGCTCGACCCGGCCGCGTCGGTGCTGCACTACGGCCAGGAGATCTTCGAAGGCATCAAGGCCTACCGTCATGCCGATGGGTCCATCTGGACCTTCCGTCCCGACGCCAACGGCAAGCGCCTGCAGCGCTCGGCCGCGCGCCTGGCGCTGCCGCAGTTGCCGGTCAGCGAATTCGTCGAATCGCTGCGCCAGCTGGTCGCCATCGACGGCGACTGGGTGCCGTCGGCGCCGGAGACCAGCCTGTACTTCCGTCCCTTCATGATCGCCACCGAGGCCTTCCTCGGCGTGCGCGCCGCGCAGCAGGCCGGCTACTACGTCATCGCCAGCCCGGCGGGCGCGTACTTCGCCAAGGGCGTGGCGCCGGTGGCGATCTGGCTGTCCGAGGACTACGCACGCGCCGCGAAGGGCGGCACCGGTGCCGCCAAGTGCGGCGGCAACTACGCCGCGTCGCTGCTGCCGCAGCAGGAAGCGCAGGCGCAGGGCTGCTCGCAGGTGCTGTTCCTCGATCCGGTGGAAGGCAAGTACCTGGAGGAACTCGGCGGCATGAACGTGTTCCTCGTCTACCAGGACGGCCGCATCGTCACGCCCGAACTCTCCGGCAGCATCCTGGAGGGCATCACCCGCGACAGCATCCTGCAGATCGCGCGCGACCGCGGGCACACCGTGGAAGAGCGCAAGGTCTCCATCGACGAGTGGAAGCAGGGCGTGGCGTCGGGCGACATCGTCGAGGTGTTCGCGTGCGGTACCGCCGCCGTCATCACCCCGATCGGCCAGCTCAAGGGCAAGGGCTTCGAGGTCGGCGACCTCAACGCGCCGGCCGGCGAAGTGACGATGGGCATCCGCAAGGAGCTCACCGACATCCAGTACGGCCGCGTGCCGGACCGCCACGGTTGGCTGTTGAAGCTGTGCGATTGA
- a CDS encoding RNA polymerase sigma factor, which translates to MLVSTSPSPLPEPSSPAPLAATIELFLAEIGPRAFRFAEAGLRHREDALDAVQDAMMKMLAYREKPSAEWSPLFWSILRRRIVDLQRRAGFRLRWLLPTGDRGDEGPVDWAPDQGAGPAQTHDQREAYTRLVQALRGLPARQREAFTLRVLEELDVADTARAMGCSEGSVKTHLSRAREALQKQLEEFR; encoded by the coding sequence ATGTTGGTGAGCACCTCTCCCAGTCCGTTGCCGGAACCGTCGTCGCCCGCTCCGCTGGCGGCGACCATCGAGCTGTTCCTGGCCGAGATCGGACCGCGGGCGTTCCGCTTCGCCGAGGCCGGCCTGCGCCATCGCGAGGACGCGCTGGATGCGGTGCAGGACGCCATGATGAAGATGCTGGCCTATCGCGAGAAGCCGTCGGCGGAGTGGTCGCCGCTGTTCTGGAGCATCCTGCGCCGGCGTATCGTCGACCTGCAGCGCCGCGCCGGCTTCCGGCTGCGCTGGCTGCTGCCGACCGGCGACCGCGGCGACGAGGGCCCGGTGGACTGGGCGCCCGACCAGGGCGCCGGTCCGGCGCAGACCCACGACCAGCGCGAGGCCTACACACGTCTGGTGCAGGCCTTGCGCGGCCTGCCCGCACGGCAGCGCGAGGCGTTCACGCTGCGCGTGCTGGAAGAACTGGACGTGGCCGACACCGCCCGCGCGATGGGCTGCTCGGAAGGGTCGGTGAAGACCCATCTGTCCCGCGCGCGCGAGGCCCTGCAAAAGCAACTGGAGGAATTCCGATGA
- a CDS encoding DUF1631 domain-containing protein, with translation MSNVLNIADRPGRDTRLLEQARDAAIPPLVDAFAVALGRFDDALFDRAERAGPSQMAFLDAMRELRRRRDDIIGRFRGQLQRSWKALEAGQPLPIEQVFLESAEDTLSLVSEQELESRLAVRNFASVIQRECKPVLARLDRRLGWIAGDIALDADLNPIGPEHIGVAVHQAFAGCDLAPDVRLVVIKLCERDFVPAIARIYAALDQRLMQVGVMPELPARRAPASPAAAATEELDGPGDGEEPGAPAWAARFLNRMAGVSRGLQASQSAAPPAGFGEVPPGYASGPGAQGVLLEALHHLLQESRRGRDAGEAPEPRAVDPRQRDLSQREMLSVLSLLQASPSATLRAAIGDTGESLSQRLKNEVLSSATQLGVDPSQARLAPVDEDAIDLVGMLFDVMLDERDLEGRPRELIGRLVVPFVKVALLDRRMFVQKTHPARRLLNVLAEACEGNNGESAAERTLLTKVEEVVDRLVAEFNENLAIFLTLEEEFRAFLEQHRRRIEIAERRAAEIQRGQERLEAARARMTAELDERLGDRRVPQAIEDFLRQPWAHHVTMTVLREGDDGPGLRESLALADGILEELTEAQRHVVGKPWLQAWRAGMLKVFASVGMNQDAAAGAVDALHDTLQAVAAARPDLEKALPELPQVVLPKPVADEDTTPIQLVGGADTLDFDHSDADHFRGLPIGTWLDFIDKDNKVQAGKLSWVSPISSRLLFVNRRGVRFCVASPEELAAMVRLGRLRTHQSEDAFDSAMQGVIERLEPASPAATPA, from the coding sequence ATGTCGAATGTCCTCAACATCGCCGACCGCCCCGGGCGCGACACGCGCCTGCTGGAGCAGGCGCGCGACGCCGCGATCCCGCCGCTGGTCGATGCCTTCGCGGTGGCGCTGGGCCGTTTCGACGATGCGCTGTTCGACCGCGCCGAGCGCGCTGGTCCGTCGCAGATGGCCTTCCTGGATGCGATGCGCGAACTGCGCCGCCGGCGCGACGACATCATTGGGCGGTTCCGTGGCCAGCTGCAGCGCTCGTGGAAGGCGCTGGAGGCCGGGCAGCCGCTGCCGATCGAGCAGGTGTTCCTGGAATCGGCCGAGGACACCCTGAGCCTGGTCTCCGAGCAGGAACTGGAATCGCGCCTGGCCGTGCGCAACTTCGCCAGCGTCATCCAGCGCGAGTGCAAGCCGGTCCTGGCGCGGCTGGACCGCCGCCTGGGCTGGATCGCCGGCGACATCGCACTGGACGCGGACCTCAACCCCATCGGCCCCGAGCACATCGGCGTGGCCGTGCACCAGGCATTCGCGGGTTGCGATCTGGCGCCCGACGTGCGGCTGGTGGTGATCAAACTGTGCGAGCGCGACTTCGTGCCCGCCATCGCGCGCATCTACGCCGCGCTCGACCAGCGCCTGATGCAGGTCGGGGTGATGCCCGAGCTGCCGGCGCGCCGTGCGCCGGCATCGCCCGCCGCCGCGGCGACCGAGGAACTGGACGGCCCGGGTGACGGTGAAGAACCGGGCGCCCCGGCCTGGGCGGCGCGCTTCCTCAACCGCATGGCCGGCGTCAGCCGCGGCCTGCAGGCCAGTCAGTCGGCGGCGCCGCCGGCCGGGTTCGGCGAGGTGCCGCCGGGCTACGCGTCCGGACCGGGCGCGCAGGGCGTGCTGCTGGAGGCCCTGCACCATCTGCTGCAGGAATCGCGCCGCGGCCGCGACGCCGGCGAGGCGCCGGAACCGCGTGCCGTCGATCCGCGCCAGCGCGACCTGTCCCAGCGCGAAATGCTGTCCGTCCTGTCGCTGCTGCAGGCCTCGCCCAGCGCCACGCTGCGCGCCGCCATCGGCGACACCGGCGAGTCGCTGTCGCAGCGGCTGAAGAACGAAGTGCTGAGCAGCGCCACCCAGTTGGGCGTGGATCCGTCGCAGGCGCGCCTGGCGCCGGTCGACGAGGACGCCATCGACCTGGTCGGCATGCTGTTCGACGTGATGCTGGACGAGCGCGATCTGGAGGGCCGTCCGCGCGAACTGATCGGCCGGCTGGTGGTGCCGTTCGTCAAGGTGGCGCTGCTGGACCGCCGCATGTTCGTGCAGAAGACCCATCCCGCGCGTCGTCTGCTCAACGTGCTGGCCGAGGCCTGCGAGGGCAACAACGGCGAGAGCGCGGCCGAGCGCACGCTGCTGACCAAGGTGGAGGAAGTGGTCGACCGCCTGGTCGCCGAATTCAACGAGAACCTCGCGATCTTCCTGACCCTGGAAGAGGAATTCCGCGCCTTCCTCGAGCAGCACCGCCGCCGCATCGAGATCGCAGAGCGCCGCGCCGCCGAAATCCAGCGTGGCCAGGAGCGCCTCGAAGCCGCGCGTGCGCGCATGACGGCGGAACTCGACGAGCGCCTGGGCGACCGGCGCGTGCCGCAGGCGATCGAGGACTTCCTGCGCCAGCCGTGGGCGCACCACGTCACCATGACGGTGCTGCGCGAGGGCGACGACGGCCCCGGGCTGCGCGAGTCGCTCGCGCTCGCCGACGGCATCCTCGAGGAACTGACCGAAGCCCAGCGCCATGTGGTGGGCAAGCCGTGGCTGCAGGCCTGGCGCGCGGGCATGCTGAAGGTGTTCGCCAGCGTCGGCATGAACCAGGACGCGGCGGCCGGTGCCGTCGACGCCCTGCACGACACCCTGCAGGCGGTCGCGGCCGCCCGGCCCGACCTGGAAAAGGCGTTGCCGGAACTGCCGCAGGTGGTGTTGCCCAAGCCGGTCGCCGACGAGGACACCACGCCGATCCAGCTGGTGGGCGGTGCCGATACGCTCGACTTCGACCACAGCGATGCCGACCACTTCCGCGGCCTGCCCATCGGCACCTGGCTGGACTTCATCGACAAGGACAACAAGGTGCAGGCGGGCAAGCTGTCGTGGGTCAGCCCGATCTCGTCGCGCCTGCTGTTCGTCAACCGTCGCGGCGTCCGCTTCTGCGTCGCGTCGCCGGAGGAACTGGCGGCGATGGTGCGGCTGGGTCGCCTGCGCACGCACCAGAGCGAGGATGCCTTCGACAGTGCCATGCAGGGCGTGATCGAGCGCCTGGAGCCGGCCTCCCCGGCGGCCACGCCCGCCTGA
- the sufT gene encoding putative Fe-S cluster assembly protein SufT: MYSRSSEPVQFSRDCAAVLVPQGELVTLPAGSYGYITQALGGSYTVFVEGNLMRIAGRDADAIGKEPTEPLSLPDNASDEEVEALVWNQLRTCFDPEIPFNIVDLGLVYEANLTTREDGQRGVDVKMTLTAPGCGMGEILVDDVRSKLEMIPTVAEADVELVFDPPWGRHMMSDAAKLETGML; encoded by the coding sequence ATGTATTCCCGCAGCAGCGAACCCGTCCAATTCTCCCGCGACTGCGCCGCCGTGCTGGTGCCGCAGGGCGAACTCGTCACCCTGCCGGCCGGCAGCTATGGCTACATCACCCAGGCCCTGGGTGGCAGCTACACCGTCTTCGTCGAAGGTAACCTGATGCGCATCGCCGGCCGCGATGCCGACGCCATCGGCAAGGAACCGACCGAGCCGCTGTCGCTGCCCGACAACGCCAGCGACGAGGAGGTCGAAGCGCTGGTCTGGAACCAGCTGCGCACCTGCTTCGATCCGGAAATCCCGTTCAACATCGTCGACCTGGGCCTGGTGTACGAAGCCAACCTCACCACCCGCGAGGACGGCCAGCGCGGCGTCGACGTCAAGATGACGCTGACCGCGCCCGGCTGCGGCATGGGCGAGATCCTCGTCGACGACGTGCGCAGCAAGCTGGAGATGATCCCCACCGTCGCCGAGGCCGACGTCGAACTGGTGTTCGACCCGCCGTGGGGCCGCCACATGATGTCCGATGCCGCCAAGCTGGAAACCGGCATGCTCTGA
- a CDS encoding DUF3106 domain-containing protein — MSAPVLLRTLVLGLALAGGQALAQSSTASLPDWDRLTPQQREALIAPVRDRWNREPDERARMLERAQRWQALTPEQRAQARHGMKRFENMSPEQRRQARALYGHMKTLTPEQRDALREQWKKMTPEQREAWMRDHAPPRRDRDRRPDR; from the coding sequence ATGAGCGCCCCTGTCCTACTCCGCACCCTCGTCCTGGGCCTGGCGCTGGCCGGTGGCCAGGCTCTGGCCCAGTCCTCGACGGCGTCCCTGCCCGACTGGGACCGACTGACGCCGCAGCAGCGCGAGGCGCTGATCGCGCCGGTGCGCGATCGCTGGAACCGCGAGCCGGACGAACGTGCCCGGATGCTCGAACGCGCGCAGCGCTGGCAGGCGCTCACCCCGGAACAGCGCGCGCAGGCGCGCCACGGCATGAAGCGGTTCGAGAACATGAGCCCCGAGCAGCGCCGCCAGGCGCGTGCGCTCTATGGCCACATGAAGACGCTCACGCCGGAACAGCGCGATGCGTTGCGTGAGCAGTGGAAAAAGATGACGCCGGAACAGCGCGAAGCCTGGATGCGCGACCACGCACCGCCGAGACGCGATCGCGACCGGCGGCCGGATCGCTGA
- a CDS encoding NAD(P) transhydrogenase subunit alpha produces MAVEVRVLKETAAGERRVAATPETVKKLIAAGARVLVERGAGEGAGFVDSAYADAGADTVDSQGRGSADLVLCVQPPSSDAIAALKTGATLVGMLQPAADPSRAAALQANGIQAFPLERLPRTTRAQAMDVLSSQAGMAGYKAVLIAAQLAPRFFPMLTTAAGTIRPSKVLIVGAGVAGLQGVATAKRLGAQVEGFDVRPETREQIESLGGRFLDLGVSAAGEGGYARQLTDEERALQQQRLADHLKGIDVVVCTAAVPGRPAPKIITTTMVEGMKPGSVIVDLAAETGGNCELTRPGETYAHNGVTVAGPLNLASQGAVHASEMYARNVLNFVALFVKDGALQFDWDDELLARTVWPERPAVVANAAA; encoded by the coding sequence ATGGCGGTCGAAGTTCGGGTACTGAAGGAAACCGCCGCCGGCGAGCGCCGCGTGGCCGCGACGCCGGAAACCGTCAAGAAGCTGATCGCCGCCGGTGCGCGCGTCCTCGTGGAGCGCGGGGCCGGCGAGGGCGCGGGCTTCGTCGACAGTGCGTATGCCGATGCGGGCGCCGACACGGTCGACAGCCAGGGTCGCGGCAGCGCCGATCTGGTCCTGTGCGTGCAGCCACCGTCGTCCGACGCCATCGCCGCCCTCAAGACGGGTGCCACGCTGGTGGGCATGCTGCAGCCCGCCGCCGATCCGTCCCGCGCCGCCGCGCTTCAGGCGAACGGCATCCAGGCCTTCCCGCTCGAGCGCTTGCCGCGCACCACGCGTGCGCAGGCGATGGACGTGCTCAGCTCGCAGGCCGGCATGGCCGGCTACAAGGCGGTGCTGATCGCCGCGCAGCTGGCGCCGCGCTTCTTTCCGATGCTGACCACAGCCGCCGGCACGATCCGGCCATCGAAGGTCCTGATCGTCGGTGCGGGTGTCGCGGGGCTGCAGGGCGTCGCCACCGCCAAGCGCCTGGGGGCGCAGGTGGAAGGCTTCGACGTGCGGCCGGAAACGCGCGAGCAGATCGAATCGCTGGGCGGCAGGTTCCTCGATCTCGGCGTCAGTGCGGCCGGCGAAGGCGGCTACGCGCGCCAGCTGACCGACGAGGAGCGCGCGCTGCAGCAGCAGCGGCTGGCCGATCATCTGAAAGGCATCGACGTGGTGGTGTGCACCGCGGCCGTGCCCGGACGTCCGGCACCGAAGATCATCACCACGACGATGGTCGAGGGCATGAAGCCGGGCAGCGTCATCGTGGATCTCGCCGCGGAAACCGGCGGCAACTGCGAACTCACGCGGCCCGGCGAGACCTATGCGCACAACGGCGTCACCGTCGCCGGCCCCCTGAATCTCGCCAGCCAGGGCGCCGTGCACGCCAGCGAAATGTACGCGCGCAACGTGCTGAATTTCGTCGCGCTGTTCGTCAAGGATGGCGCGCTGCAGTTCGACTGGGACGACGAACTGCTGGCCAGGACGGTGTGGCCGGAGCGGCCCGCCGTAGTGGCCAACGCCGCCGCCTGA
- a CDS encoding NAD(P) transhydrogenase subunit alpha gives MSDGFVALYIFMLAAIAGHVIISRVPVILHTPLMSGSNFIHGIVLIGAMVVLGHADTTLEKAIGFVAVLLGAGNAAGGYVVTERMLEMFKSSKPSPRTQAESGK, from the coding sequence ATGAGCGACGGGTTCGTGGCGCTGTACATCTTCATGCTGGCGGCCATCGCCGGGCACGTGATCATTTCGCGGGTGCCGGTGATCCTGCACACGCCGCTGATGTCCGGCAGCAACTTCATCCACGGCATCGTGCTGATCGGCGCGATGGTCGTGCTGGGCCACGCCGATACCACGCTGGAGAAGGCCATCGGCTTCGTCGCGGTGTTGCTGGGCGCCGGCAACGCGGCCGGCGGTTACGTGGTGACCGAGCGCATGCTGGAGATGTTCAAGAGCAGCAAGCCATCCCCGCGCACGCAGGCGGAGAGCGGCAAATGA
- a CDS encoding NAD(P)(+) transhydrogenase (Re/Si-specific) subunit beta: MTALTLVKLSYFVAATLFLLGLQRMASPKTARSGIQWAGAGMLIATVATFFLPGLHNIGLMIAAIVIGVALNWLWGKKVAITDMPQMVALFNGMGGGSAAAIGAVELVRYAGGESAVPSTFTMSLAVTGALIGAVSLTGSVIAWAKLDGRMDKRYTFPGQQWFNALVALAAIASGVMALTTLAMPWIIAFFVLSLALGVLMTLPIGGADMPVVISLYNAFTGLAVAFEGYVLGNEALIIAGTMVGAAGMLLTRLMAKAMNRKISNVLFSNFGGGSAAMQEIGGSMKPIEAADVAAMMAYAERVVIVPGYGLAVAQAQHKIWELSQKLMERGVKVKFAIHPVAGRMPGHMNVLLAEAGVPYDLIADMDDINPEFANTDVSLVIGANDVVNPVAKTDPASPIYGMPILDVVNSKNTIVIKRGKGTGFAGIENALFYADNTRMLYGDGSEMANALVSELKALDGGH; this comes from the coding sequence ATGACTGCGCTCACGCTGGTGAAGCTCAGTTACTTCGTCGCGGCCACGCTGTTCCTGCTGGGCCTGCAGCGCATGGCCAGCCCGAAGACCGCGCGCAGCGGCATCCAGTGGGCGGGCGCCGGCATGCTGATCGCGACGGTGGCCACGTTCTTCCTGCCCGGGCTGCACAACATCGGCCTGATGATCGCGGCCATCGTGATCGGCGTGGCCCTGAACTGGCTCTGGGGCAAGAAGGTCGCCATCACCGACATGCCGCAGATGGTGGCGCTGTTCAACGGCATGGGCGGCGGGTCCGCGGCGGCCATCGGTGCGGTGGAACTGGTCCGCTATGCCGGCGGCGAGTCGGCCGTGCCGTCGACCTTCACGATGTCGCTGGCGGTGACCGGCGCGCTGATCGGCGCCGTGTCGCTGACCGGCTCGGTGATCGCCTGGGCCAAGCTCGACGGGCGCATGGACAAGCGCTACACGTTCCCGGGCCAGCAGTGGTTCAACGCGCTGGTGGCACTGGCCGCCATCGCCAGCGGCGTGATGGCGCTGACCACGCTGGCGATGCCGTGGATCATCGCCTTCTTCGTGCTGTCGCTGGCGCTGGGCGTGCTGATGACGCTGCCCATCGGCGGCGCCGACATGCCGGTGGTGATCTCGCTGTACAACGCGTTCACCGGTCTGGCCGTCGCGTTCGAAGGCTACGTGCTGGGCAACGAGGCGCTGATCATCGCCGGCACCATGGTCGGTGCGGCCGGCATGCTGCTGACGCGGCTGATGGCCAAGGCCATGAACCGCAAGATCAGCAACGTGCTGTTCTCCAACTTCGGCGGCGGCAGCGCGGCGATGCAGGAGATCGGCGGGTCCATGAAGCCGATCGAAGCGGCCGATGTCGCCGCGATGATGGCCTATGCCGAGCGCGTGGTGATCGTGCCCGGCTACGGCCTGGCGGTGGCGCAGGCGCAGCACAAGATCTGGGAGTTGAGCCAGAAGCTGATGGAACGCGGCGTCAAGGTGAAGTTCGCCATCCACCCGGTCGCCGGCCGCATGCCCGGCCACATGAACGTGCTGCTGGCCGAAGCCGGCGTGCCCTACGACCTGATCGCCGACATGGACGACATCAATCCCGAGTTCGCCAACACCGACGTCTCGCTGGTGATCGGCGCCAACGACGTGGTGAACCCGGTGGCGAAAACCGACCCGGCCAGCCCGATCTACGGCATGCCGATCCTCGACGTGGTGAACTCGAAGAACACCATCGTCATCAAGCGCGGCAAGGGCACCGGTTTCGCCGGCATCGAGAACGCGCTGTTCTACGCCGACAACACCCGCATGCTCTATGGCGACGGTTCCGAGATGGCCAATGCGCTGGTCAGCGAACTGAAGGCGCTGGACGGCGGGCACTGA